From Opitutia bacterium, a single genomic window includes:
- a CDS encoding rod shape-determining protein MreC, which produces MQHNRFDQARPFATLGLVLLLWLLVPLAVKSFTRVTFFELQAPFAAAQSYVTDLQEFWALRTRPKNEIIEAGRDLARLNAAYELRLQENEQLHAEILRLENLLKLPPFPAHRSEPARVAKRDFTAWWQRLVIRKGRNYGIPVGAPVVFVGGVVGRVVEVHQYTAVVDLVSSPTFRIAASAEGDNRSISYQGGINDAFKNPRGSVEFVPTDISATPNQPRRLVTSGLGGVFPPGLTIGDITHLEPSTDGLFATGDVDLDNRLGALTEVTVLVPVTPDAL; this is translated from the coding sequence GTGCAGCATAACCGCTTCGACCAAGCTCGTCCGTTCGCCACGCTCGGCCTCGTGCTGCTGCTCTGGCTCCTCGTGCCGCTGGCCGTGAAATCCTTCACGCGCGTCACGTTCTTCGAACTCCAGGCCCCCTTCGCCGCCGCCCAATCCTACGTCACCGACCTGCAGGAATTCTGGGCGCTGCGCACGCGCCCGAAGAACGAGATCATCGAAGCCGGCCGCGATCTCGCCCGCCTCAACGCCGCCTACGAGCTGCGCCTGCAGGAAAACGAGCAGCTCCACGCCGAGATCCTTCGCCTCGAAAACCTCCTCAAGCTCCCGCCCTTTCCTGCGCACCGCTCCGAGCCCGCGCGCGTCGCCAAGCGCGACTTCACCGCGTGGTGGCAGCGCCTCGTCATTCGCAAGGGCCGCAACTACGGCATCCCCGTCGGCGCGCCGGTCGTCTTCGTCGGCGGCGTCGTCGGCCGCGTCGTCGAAGTTCATCAATACACCGCCGTGGTCGATCTCGTCTCGAGTCCGACGTTCCGCATCGCCGCCAGCGCCGAGGGCGACAACCGCTCCATTTCCTACCAAGGCGGCATCAACGACGCCTTCAAAAATCCGCGCGGCTCGGTGGAGTTCGTTCCCACCGACATCTCCGCGACTCCCAACCAGCCGCGCCGCCTCGTCACGTCCGGCCTCGGCGGCGTCTTCCCGCCCGGCCTGACCATCGGCGACATCACGCACCTCGAACCGTCCACCGACGGCCTCTTCGCCACCGGCGATGTCGACCTCGACAACCGCCTCGGCGCGCTCACGGAAGTGACGGTCCTCGTGCCCGTCACGCCCGACGCCCTCTGA